The sequence AGGACCCGAGGTATCGGCGCAAATATTCAAGCATTTGAAAGATGAGGAGATTGAACAACTGACACTCGAAATTGCCAATGTCCGCAAAGTGGAGAGCGGTGAAAAAGAAACGATCATGTCAGAGTTCCATCAGATATGCCTCGCTCAGGAGTATATATCGCAAGGTGGTATTAACTACGCCAAAGAGATTCTGGAGAAAGCGTTGGGTCCGCAAAAAGCAATGGAGGTTATTAATCGCCTGACTGCAACCTTGCAAGTAAGACCCTTTGATTTTGCGCGTAAGGCAGATCCTAATCAGATTCTGAACTTTATCCAGAATGAGAATGTACAGACGATTGCACTTGTTCTATCCTATCTTCAATTTGAACAGGCTGCGGCAATCCTTTCTTCGCTACCACAGGAGAAGCAGGCTGAGGTAGCCAGAAGAATTGCCGTTATGGATAGTACCTCTCCAGAAGTTATCACTCAGATTGAGCGAGTGCTGGAACAGAAACTTTCAGCAACTGTAACTCAGGATTATACAAATGCGGGTGGTATCGAGTCAATTGTACAGATCCTGAATGGGGTGGATCGCGGTACAGAACGGACCATTCTGGACTCCCTGGAGATCCAGGATCCAGAACTTGCCGAAGAGATCAAGAAACGGATGTTTGTGTTCGAGGATATTGTTAACGTAGACAACCGTTCGATCCAAAGAATTATTCGAGATATCGAGAACGCAGATTTGCAATTGGCACTCAAAGTTGCCAGCGAGGAAGTACGGGATGTTATTTTCCGCAATATGTCCAAACGTATGGCTGATACATTCCGGGAAGAGATGGAGTATATGGGTCCGGTGCGGCTGCGTGATGTTGAGGAAGCCCAGACCCGCATTGTTGGCACGATCCGTAGACTGGAAGAGTCCGGTGAAATAATTATTGCCCGCGGTGGAGGAGATGACATAATTGTCTAAGCTGATCAAACACTCCCAATACGTTCCGGTAGATGTTCTGAAGAGACTGGAGCAGGCAAGGCATCATGCTGGTCTTGTTGAAGAGCCTATTACGGAAGAGTATACCGGAGAAGTACACTATCAGGACCCAGCCCGTGAAGCGGCGGAATTAGCCCGTAAGCAAATGCTGAAGGATGCCCAGGAATTTGCCGAAGGGCAAGTCCGGAACGCATCCCAAGAAGCAGAGAATATTGTGGAATCGGCGCGGTCGGAAGCTGAAGAGTGGTGGCGTCAACGCCGGGAGCAGGATGAGCATCTTATCGAAGCTGTCAAATCCGAGGGGTATCAGCTAGGTTATCAGGAAGGCGTATCGCAGGCTGAGCAAGAAATGAAAGAGAAAATTGCCGGAATGATGGAAGAAGCGCGAACAGTACTATATGAAGCCTATAAGGCTAGAGATGTCATTATTCAGGAAGCAGAGCCTTTTCTGGTAGAGCTAAGCTGCGATATTGCTGAGAAAATAGTAGACAGGCAGTTAACTGTTGAACCACAGTTTACGATGGAGTTGATCCGAAAGAATCTGGCTCGTAAACGCGAGCAAGGAATGATTTCCTTGTGCGTAGCACCAGCACAGTTTGCATTTGTGAACGCAGCAAGGGAGGAATTAACACTCGCTGTTGATTCCCAGGCTGAATTGCAAATTTTGCCTGACGCTACTGTGAAAGACCGAGGTTGTGTGATCCGCTCTTCCTTTGGAAGCATTGATGCCCGTATTGATACTCAGCTTGCAGAAATTAAGAAAGAGCTGGTAAGGATCGCGCTCGATACTGAAGAGCACGGAAATGGGGAAGACGATGCTTGACAGCAAGCGTTACAAAGAGCAGCTGCGTAATTTCGACCCTGTAAGGATCAATGGTAAAGTCACACAAGTTATCGGGCTTATGGTTGAATCAGAAGGGCCAGATGCCAGCATAGGCGATGTGTGCTATATCTATCCAGCAAAAGGCAATAAGCCGCTGCAGGCTGAAGTCGTTGGTTTTCGTGACAACAAGGTTTTACTAATGCCGCTTGGAGAGCTGCAAGCTATTGGTCCCGGTTGTGATGTTGTCGGTACGGGAAAGCCATTAAGTGTTCAGGTCGGTTCAGAACTGCTGGGTAAGATACTTGATGGTCTTGGACAGCCGCTTGACGGCTCGCTCATCCCAGCTCGGATGCCGCATAGCTCTACCTTTAACATCCCGTCCAATCCGCTCAATCGTCCAAGAGTACTGGAACCAATCAGTATTGGTGTTAGAGCGATTGATGGATTATTGACAATTGGTAAAGGACAACGGGTGGGTATCTTCGCAGGCTCTGGTGTTGGAAAGAGCACATTGATGGGTATGATTGCCCGGAATACTTCAGCTGACGTAAATGTTATCGCTTTGATTGGGGAGCGAGGCAGGGAAGTACTGGATTTCATTGAACGTGACCTGGGTCCAGAAGGGTTACAACGTTCGGTGGTTATCGTCGCTACATCGGACCAGCCAGCGTTAATTCGGATTAAGGGAGCACTTATTGCTACAACGATTGCTGAATACTTTCGGGATCGTGGACTTAATGTCATGCTGATGATGGACTCTGTTACGCGGTACGCTATGGCTCAACGTGAAGTTGGCCTTGCGGTAGGCGAACCTCCGGCAATGAGAGGATATACTCCTTCTGTATTTGCTAGCTTGCCGAAGCTGCTGGAAAGAGCAGGAACTGGGCCTACGGGTTCAATAACCGCATTTTATACTGTGCTGGTTGACGGTGATGATATGAATGAGCCCATTGCGGACGCTGTTCGGGGAATACTAGATGGACATATTGTGCTGAACCGGAGCATTGCCAATAAAGGACATTTTCCTGCAATAGACGTACTTTCGAGTATTAGTCGTGTAATGAAGGATATCGCACCTGAAGAACAGATCGCAGCAGCAGAAAATGTAAAACGACTAATGGCAGTTTATAAGGATTCAGAGGATTTAATTAATATCGGAGCCTATCAGAGAGGTTCTAATGCTCAGATAGATGAGTCAATGCATTACATTGATAGCATTTGGGAATTCACCAAACAGAAGGTAGATGAAAAAGTAACGCTTGCCGAAGTTCAACAATCTTTAATTTCTCAATTCTCAAGGAGCTGATCCGGTATTGTGAGATTTCATTATACTTTTCAAAAAGTAGTGGATTTGAAGGGCAATGAGAAGACACAGGCAGAGTGGATTCTTTCAAGCGCGTTAGTTGAACTACAGGCACAAGAAAAAAGTCTTGATGAGTTAACGGATCAACGCAATGCTATCATAACCTCTTTGCAAAGTGCTGCTGAACAAAAGACGCCAATGGCAAAGATTATGGAAATGCAGGAATATGTTAATTATCTCGATACATGCATTGCCCGTAAAAATAAGGACATTAGCCATGCGCATCAGGAAGTCCAGAACAAGCAAGAAACGCTCAGTACGAAGGTGCTGGATGAAAAAGTATGGTTGAAGGCGAAAGATAAGGCTCAAACCTTATTTCAGCAAAGTATGAATTTACGGGAGCAAAACGAAATGGATGAGATGGCTACCGTCCGGTTCGCGATGAAATCCCTCTAACTGGGAGGTTTCCTCAAGTGGCTAAGAAAGATATAGAGCTTGAAAATGAAGGATCAGCAGGAAAGCTTGAACGTTTTTTATTTTTAATGATACCGATTATATTCACGCTTGTACTGCTTGGTGTACTATTAACGCTTTTTAACATGGATATTCGCAATAATGTGCTCCAGATTGCAAATAAGATCCCTATTGTTCAAAATTGGTTCCCTGATCCAGTAGCGGATCCGCAGCAGCAAACTGTGGATCAGGCAGCAAGCTCGGACACAACGGTCAAGCAGTTAAAGGCGGAACTTGCTAAGCAGGAAGCGAATCTGAAAAAGGCTAAGGAAGAGAAAACGGCTCAAGATACGCAGTTGAAATCTTTGCAAGCCCAGGTTGAAAAAATGAAAACAGAGGCAGCGGCAGCGGCAGTAGCCGTAACGACACAGGCTGTAGATGATCCTTATCAGAAGAAGGTAAGTGATCTTGCCCTGCTTTACGCAGGAATGAAGCCGGCGAATGCAGCACTGATTATGGCAAATTTAACAACAGAAGAAATGGTGCAAGTCTTCAGTGCAATGAGTACTTCAAGTAAGACAGCAATTCTGGAAAAGATGGATCCCAAAAAAGCTGCAGAAGTTTCAATAAAGCTAAAAGAAACGACAACTTCTACCGATATGGCAATTGCAGCCCTTCAATCACGCTTGAAAAAGGATGCTTCCACAACGGCAACAACTGGAACCAGTGCTAATCTGGATAAAGCAAAGCTTGTACAGACCTTCACCACGATGACGGCAGCCAATGCGGCTGTACTTCTCGGATCAATGTACGCAATAAGCCCGGATAAAGTAATTACAATACTGAATTCTGTAAGCGACAGCGTACGGTCCTCTATATTAGGGGAAATGACCAAAAATGACAGTGCACAGACAGCCAAGGTCGTTAATCGGCTAATGGGTGGTAAATAACATTTGAAGGGAGGTGAAAATATATGAGTTTAGTTGTTCAATCAAATTCTAGTGGTAATGCCTTGACGGCAAATGGGACAACCTCAGCTTCTGCTTCTAACGGAGCCGCAGTAGTACTACCATTTGCACAGACGCTTGTCCAAACTATGGGCGAAAATACAGCGCAGAAACAGGCAGCACCGTTACTTGGAAACTTAGCTTCTCTGCTTCAAGGCTTACTAAATGCAGTACAGCCTACTGGTAAGGAGAGTGAGGAGTCGGTTCCTAAGAGTACTGATCTCGCAGCTGGTCTGAAAGAAGATATCGATAAGTTGGATGATAGTATCAGTGCTGACCCAACCTTGCTTGTTGCCTTGCAAAGCTGGCTTCTTCAGGTATCTGCCTTATTATCAGGAAGTAGCACTTCCAAAACAGTTACGACAACCGGAGCAGAAGCTGGTAGTGAGGTCGCAACTAAAGGCGGTATTGAGACAGCTGGCAGTTTGTCGCCATTAGCACAGAATCCCGCTACTATCCGGTTTGCCGTTCAGGATGATCTCAACAGTCTGGTTAATTTGGTTCAACAAGCTGTTGTCAGTGGGAATACTGAATCTGCAGCTAAAGGAATTAATTTATTGAATAATTTCACGGCACTGTTAGAGCAGGTATCTACTGCAGACAACACAAATAAAGTAACAGCTTCCAATGTAGTTGTGAATTCTGGCGGAATCTTAGAACAGCCTGCTGTAACCAAGAACAAAGTAAATAACAAAACAACATCATCTGATGTAGTCGTGAATTCAGGCGTAGTGTTCGATCAGCCAACTGGAACTGAGGCCAAGGTAGATTCTAAAGACAAGATAGCAAAAGCTATCCCCACTTGGATTAACCGTTTGGAAGATATCTTAGCGCCCAAGAAAGAGACAAGCGCAACTGCTACAGTTGCAACCTCAACTACTGTAGAAGCAGATTCCGAGATTTCAAACATACCTGTGCTTAAGGTAATTGTTGCTGAGGAAGTCAAGAAGA comes from Paenibacillus sp. 19GGS1-52 and encodes:
- the fliG gene encoding flagellar motor switch protein FliG, whose protein sequence is MAKANQQVLSGRQKAAILLITLGPEVSAQIFKHLKDEEIEQLTLEIANVRKVESGEKETIMSEFHQICLAQEYISQGGINYAKEILEKALGPQKAMEVINRLTATLQVRPFDFARKADPNQILNFIQNENVQTIALVLSYLQFEQAAAILSSLPQEKQAEVARRIAVMDSTSPEVITQIERVLEQKLSATVTQDYTNAGGIESIVQILNGVDRGTERTILDSLEIQDPELAEEIKKRMFVFEDIVNVDNRSIQRIIRDIENADLQLALKVASEEVRDVIFRNMSKRMADTFREEMEYMGPVRLRDVEEAQTRIVGTIRRLEESGEIIIARGGGDDIIV
- a CDS encoding FliH/SctL family protein produces the protein MSKLIKHSQYVPVDVLKRLEQARHHAGLVEEPITEEYTGEVHYQDPAREAAELARKQMLKDAQEFAEGQVRNASQEAENIVESARSEAEEWWRQRREQDEHLIEAVKSEGYQLGYQEGVSQAEQEMKEKIAGMMEEARTVLYEAYKARDVIIQEAEPFLVELSCDIAEKIVDRQLTVEPQFTMELIRKNLARKREQGMISLCVAPAQFAFVNAAREELTLAVDSQAELQILPDATVKDRGCVIRSSFGSIDARIDTQLAEIKKELVRIALDTEEHGNGEDDA
- the fliI gene encoding flagellar protein export ATPase FliI; protein product: MGKTMLDSKRYKEQLRNFDPVRINGKVTQVIGLMVESEGPDASIGDVCYIYPAKGNKPLQAEVVGFRDNKVLLMPLGELQAIGPGCDVVGTGKPLSVQVGSELLGKILDGLGQPLDGSLIPARMPHSSTFNIPSNPLNRPRVLEPISIGVRAIDGLLTIGKGQRVGIFAGSGVGKSTLMGMIARNTSADVNVIALIGERGREVLDFIERDLGPEGLQRSVVIVATSDQPALIRIKGALIATTIAEYFRDRGLNVMLMMDSVTRYAMAQREVGLAVGEPPAMRGYTPSVFASLPKLLERAGTGPTGSITAFYTVLVDGDDMNEPIADAVRGILDGHIVLNRSIANKGHFPAIDVLSSISRVMKDIAPEEQIAAAENVKRLMAVYKDSEDLINIGAYQRGSNAQIDESMHYIDSIWEFTKQKVDEKVTLAEVQQSLISQFSRS
- the fliJ gene encoding flagellar export protein FliJ — translated: MRFHYTFQKVVDLKGNEKTQAEWILSSALVELQAQEKSLDELTDQRNAIITSLQSAAEQKTPMAKIMEMQEYVNYLDTCIARKNKDISHAHQEVQNKQETLSTKVLDEKVWLKAKDKAQTLFQQSMNLREQNEMDEMATVRFAMKSL
- a CDS encoding kinesin produces the protein MAKKDIELENEGSAGKLERFLFLMIPIIFTLVLLGVLLTLFNMDIRNNVLQIANKIPIVQNWFPDPVADPQQQTVDQAASSDTTVKQLKAELAKQEANLKKAKEEKTAQDTQLKSLQAQVEKMKTEAAAAAVAVTTQAVDDPYQKKVSDLALLYAGMKPANAALIMANLTTEEMVQVFSAMSTSSKTAILEKMDPKKAAEVSIKLKETTTSTDMAIAALQSRLKKDASTTATTGTSANLDKAKLVQTFTTMTAANAAVLLGSMYAISPDKVITILNSVSDSVRSSILGEMTKNDSAQTAKVVNRLMGGK
- a CDS encoding flagellar hook-length control protein FliK, with the translated sequence MSLVVQSNSSGNALTANGTTSASASNGAAVVLPFAQTLVQTMGENTAQKQAAPLLGNLASLLQGLLNAVQPTGKESEESVPKSTDLAAGLKEDIDKLDDSISADPTLLVALQSWLLQVSALLSGSSTSKTVTTTGAEAGSEVATKGGIETAGSLSPLAQNPATIRFAVQDDLNSLVNLVQQAVVSGNTESAAKGINLLNNFTALLEQVSTADNTNKVTASNVVVNSGGILEQPAVTKNKVNNKTTSSDVVVNSGVVFDQPTGTEAKVDSKDKIAKAIPTWINRLEDILAPKKETSATATVATSTTVEADSEISNIPVLKVIVAEEVKKTNAAKDYLPEVKIVSKDPEVVTVGQLSLRGGITAPLKSEVPPVPIQRFVQEMTGLITGKLGIVNKGGIAEATISLFPENLGQVDVKITMQNGNLVAQFLTQNSTTKDMLDQQMTQLRTALQSQGLQVEKLEVTQNNTPLQSQFGQEGRQPGSGGQQTDSRAKKSRGDSKDAIHAAELNSEWKEWTANAVQSERNQGETFSAKA